A region of Dictyostelium discoideum AX4 chromosome 1 chromosome, whole genome shotgun sequence DNA encodes the following proteins:
- the snpC gene encoding soluble NSF attachment protein gamma isoform → MSDKLKSNKKLEGETFMKEGDKLSKTNIFRWKADWDSAALAYEKAANAFRSAKIYDSAKYCFLRLSLCQTHMDVYYLAAKSMENASAMAKELKETQECANLLLESCKLYRTNGNSFQAADTMTKAAKLLEDIDLNQTIKLLTDACELFELDDKDHFSGDTFKQTISMLLKHKKYTEAVDLMILQNRVFVKLEQNHDLHKSCLSVITISLATDDIVASKKYYEQFLDYPSFIHSQEGTTAQELITAFDNHDVDGVKKIVSRHIFNFLDNQVAKIAKNLSISKDSLNPTINSTAPQQQYSNTTTTTTNNTNNNNPTSQQDDDEDVL, encoded by the exons ATGtcagataaattaaaaagtaataagAAGTTAGAAGGAGAAACCTTTATGAAAGAGGGTGATAAATT atcaaaaacaaatatattcAGATGGAAGGCAGATTGGGATAGTGCAGCACTTGCATATGAAAAAGCTG cTAATGCATTTAGAAGTGCAAAAATATATGATAGTGCAAAATATTGTTTCCTTAGATTATCATTATGTCAAACTCATATggatgtttattatttagcAGCTAAAAGTATGGAAAATGCATCAGCAATGGCAAAGGAATTAAAAGAGACTCAAGAATGtgcaaatttattattagaatcaTGTAAACTCTATAGAACAAATGGTAATAGTTTTCAAGCTGCTGATACAATGACAAAAGCTGCAaa ATTATTAGAAGATatagatttaaatcaaacaattaaattattaacagATGCAtgtgaattatttgaattggatGATAAGGATCATTTTTCAGGTGATACATTTAAACAAACTATATCAATGTTATTAAAGCATAAGAAATATACAGAAGCAGTTGACTTAATGATTTTACAAAATAGAGTATTTGTTAAATTGGAACAAAATCATGATCTTCATAAATCATGTCTTAGTGTTATCACCATTTCATTAGCAACTGATGATATTGTTGCATCAAAGAAATATTATGAACAATTTTTAGATTATCCAAGTTTTATTCACAGTCAAGAGGGTACAACTGCTCAAGAATTAATTACTGCTTTTGATAATCATGATGTAGATGGTGTAAAGAAAATCGTTTCAAGacatattttcaatttcttggATAATCAa gTTGCCAAGATTGCAAAGAATTTATCTATCTCAAAAGATTCTCTTAATCCAACTATTAATTCAACAGctccacaacaacaatatagcaatactactaccaccaccacaaataACACTAACAACAATAATCCTACTAGTCaacaagatgatgatgaagatgtcctttaa
- the wipA gene encoding WH2 domain-containing protein, with product MPPPPPPPPAPVAPAPPKTAERGALLNSIQKGAKLKKTVTVDKSKPVLQADKSGGGGGGGMPRPGMGGPPMGMFTPSPGGLKKAGGPPPLIAKQSPAPAPPTSSPLKKPPPPLIAKNTASPPPPVASKPAPPSFKAPPPVASKPAPPSFKAPPPVASKPAPPSFKAPPPVASKPAPPSFKAPPPVGARQAPAPPMKR from the coding sequence atgccaccaccaccaccaccaccaccagctCCAGTGGCCCCAGCCCCACCTAAAACAGCTGAAAGAGGtgcattattaaattcaattcaaaaaggtgcaaaattaaaaaaaactgtaACAGTAGATAAATCAAAGCCAGTTTTACAAGCTGATAAATCTGGCGGAGGTGGCGGAGGCGGAATGCCAAGACCGGGAATGGGAGGTCCACCAATGGGTATGTTTACACCATCACCAGGTGGTTTGAAAAAGGCAGGAGGTCCACCACCATTAATTGCCAAGCAATCACCAGCTCCTGCTCCACCAACTTCCTCACCTTTGAAGAAGCCTCCACCACCATTAATTGCCAAAAATACTGCTTCACCACCTCCACCAGTTGCCAGTAAACCAGCTCCACCATCTTTTAAAGCCCCACCACCAGTTGCCAGTAAACCAGCTCCACCATCTTTTAAAGCTCCACCACCAGTTGCCAGTAAACCAGCTCCACCATCTTTCAAAGCCCCACCACCAGTTGCCAGTAAACCAGCTCCACCATCTTTCAAGGCTCCTCCACCAGTTGGTGCTCGTCAAGCACCTGCACCTCCAATGAAGAGATAG
- the npcA gene encoding Niemann-Pick C type protein — protein sequence MNINQIMSLFVCFCLFSSIYLINTVHSQGPFPYNTTEGCSMNGLNASYIESGLYPPYHNQILAPGTCQYSHPEYSETSCCTNGQTLVLLSNMVMGSAVFARCPACLFNVWDLWCASSCSPYQQSFMVPTSIDSKTGQILSVDFVIHPDYAWGLYNSCSGVNSDGAPPFGTIFHTPQDFFSGIFALNPAFSINWVFNETGYISPTAPCAESCSCDQCGDACGPPPTVGEIGLFNNSLPQTYLFNHEIPFLSVWMIWTFIMFTLVLTYGTSMGLVLFGNVKFFDSTKVKVIASLVLSISFISAILIPFISGKVPLHDSSCQWKMPSDQLWNCSLALGVGIYELITFIFLFVISIVIIVLYHIGSNNRPIPGSSSNASVVYDALISSNSSNNDNSNSNNNEQQQQQPSTIIQRFFYWYGHKVASKPLIVILICIIITAGLGIGIIKLEIEQDPVKLWVAPDSRAALDKTYFDNNFGPFYRVEQIIITPKNQTKYPTVIEYDLLLELFEIELSLMSLEAEYEGELITLDSLCFKPTKRGCLIESTSGLWQRNISKLNYTQSEEGVLTYYENCQSSLLQPDCMDSVGAPVQPRVVLGGWENNNSSAASAFVVTFLLNNPTDMVNTAMAWEQVWLDHISAIAATSEIFDITYSAERSVQDELSREGNADIPTILISYFVMFFYVSLSLGSYYPFPTRFLSLFVRSRFALGFCGIIIVAASIVISVGVCSMANLKATLIISEVIPFLVLAIGVDNIFIIVNTFESLHVVRYDPHTRAAILPTSEDSLARTLAKVGPSIALASLSESLAFLLGSLTKMPAVQAFSYYAALAIFVDFLLQVSAFSALLVLDSKRASSRRIDCLPCIALEDGDNSDMEDDDDEENEKLPFARADINANFKNSQPTYSTSSSPKKTTLLQVVFKKFYAPFLLHPITKMLVIIFFVGLLLTGINFAFQVSIGLDQRVALPSNSYLQGYFNNMANLLEVGPPFYIVIKGDYNYTDFESQNKLCTMGGCDKDSIVNVFNNAPFINKGISSWLDDYISFAQAQGSCCLKYPNGSICYNGADPSCAPCFSNNAQGRPDPQSFIQYLPFFLNVSNTASCPLAGLAYTSDAHIVNGTIVASRFDGYHTTLRTQDDYINAVQTAYYLADNSDLDVEVYSIIYVYFDQYLTIKSVAIMDILLALGGVFIVCLILLLNPLVSFLVVISVGMICVDLLGIMALWNISLNAVSVVNVVMAIGIGIEFCVHIASTFINAPKHFSRDQKAKYAVTEMGSSIISGIFITKLLGVVVLGFSTSEIFTVYYFRMYLSIVFLGGLHGLVFLPVLLSLFGTDTLQLDRLCKSKKNSYSLNDE from the exons AtgaatataaatcaaattatgtctctttttgtttgtttttgtttattttcgTCAATATACTTAATAAATACTGTTCATTCACAAGGACCTTTCCCATATAATACTACTGAGGGTTGTTCGATGAATGGTTTAAATGCAAGTTATATTGAAAGTGGTCTTTATCCACCT tatcataatcaaattttagCTCCAGGTACATGCCAATATTCACATCCAGAATATTCAGAAACATCATGTTGTACAAATGGTCAAACActtgttttattatcaaacaTGGTAATGGGATCTGCAGTATTTGCACGTTGTCCAGCATGTTTATTTAATGTATGGGATTTGTGGTGTGCATCATCATGTTCACCATATCAACAATCATTTATGGTACCAACAAGTATCGATAGTAAAACAGGACAAATCTTAAGCGTTGATTTCGTCATTCATCCCGATTACGCTTGGGGTTTATATAATTCATGTAGTGGTGTAAATTCAGATGGTGCACCACCTTTTGGTACAATTTTTCATACACCTCAAGATTTTTTTAGTGGTATCTTTGCACTTAATCCAGCATTTTCAATCAATTGGGTTTTCAATGAAACAGGTTATATAAGTCCAACTGCTCCATGCGCTGAATCTTGTTCATGTGATCAATGTGGTGATGCTTGTGGTCCACCACCTACTGTTGGtgaaattggtttatttaataattctttaccaCAAACTTATTTGTTTAATCATGA aaTTCCATTTTTATCAGTTTGGATGATTTGGACATTTATTATGTTTACATTAGTTTTAACATATGGTACTAGTATGGgattagttttatttggaAATGTAAAGTTTTTCGATTCAACTAAAGTAAAAGTAATAGCATCATtagttttatcaatttcatttattagtGCAATTTTAATTCCATTCATTTCTGGTAAAGTACCACTTCATGATAGTTCATGTCAATGGAAAATGCCATCCGATCAACTTTGGAATTGTTCATTAGCTTTGGGTGTTGGAATTTATGAgcttattacttttattttcttatttgTCATCTCAATTGTTATCATTGTTCTTTATCATATTGGTTCAAATAATCGTCCAATTCCAGGTTCCTCTTCAAATGCCTCAGTTGTATATGATGCATTAATTTCTTccaatagtagtaataatgataatagtaatagcaataacaatgaacaacaacaacaacaaccatcaaCAATTATTCAAAGATTCTTTTATTGGTATGGTCATAAAGTTGCATCAAAACCActtattgtaattttaatttgtattaTAATAACAGCAGGTTTAGGTATTggtattataaaattagaaattgaaCAAGATCCAGTAAAATTATGGGTTGCACCAGATAGTAGAGCAGCATTAGATAAAACTTATTtcgataataattttggacCATTTTATCGTGTTgaacaaattattataacaCCAAAGAATCAAACTAAATATCCAACAGTTATAGaatatgatttattattggaattatttgaaatcgaattatcattaatgaGTTTAGAGGCAGAATATGAAGGAGAATTGATTACATTGGATTCACTTTGTTTCAAACCAACAAAACGTGGTTGTTTAATTGAAAGTACATCTGGTTTATGGCAAAGAAATATTAGTAAACTTAATTATACCCAATCAGAGGAAGGTGTTTTAACCTATTATGAAAATTGTCAATCGAGCTTACTTCAACCAGATTGTATGGATTCAGTGGGAGCACCAGTTCAACCAAGAGTGGTCTTGGGTGGTTGGGAGAATAATAATTCCTCTGCTGCATCTGCTTTTGTTGTTACCTtccttttaaataatccaacCGATATGGTAAATACCGCCATGGCATGGGAACAAGTTTGGTTGGATCATATCTCTGCCATTGCTGCCACTTCTGAAATTTTCGATATCACATATAGTGCCGAGCGTTCAGTTCAAGATGAGTTATCACGTGAAGGTAATGCCGATATTCCAACTATTCTAATCTCTTATTTCGTTATGTTCTTCTATGTCTCCCTTTCATTGGGTAGTTACTATCCATTCCCAACTCGTTTCCTCTCATTATTTGTCCGTTCGCGTTTTGCACTTGGTTTTTGTGGTATCATCATTGTAGCTGCCTCCATCGTCATTAGTGTTGGTGTTTGTAGTATGGCAAATTTAAAGGCAACCTTAATCATTTCCGAAGTAATTCCATTCCTTGTATTAGCAATTGGTGTGgataatattttcatcattgtTAATACCTTTGAATCATTACATGTCGTTCGTTATGATCCACATACTCGTGCTGCTATCCTTCCAACCTCTGAAGATTCATTAGCTCGTACCCTCGCAAAAGTTGGTCCATCAATTGCTTTAGCATCACTCAGCGAATCATTGGCTTTCCTATTGGGTTCATTAACAAAAATGCCAGCAGTTCAAGCATTCTCTTACTATGCAGCATTGGCAATTTTCGTTGACTTTTTATTACAGGTTAGTGCATTCTCTGCCCTATTGGTTTTGGATTCTAAACGTGCCTCCTCAAGACGTATCGATTGTTTACCATGTATTGCATTGGAGGATGGTGATAACTCTGATAtggaagatgatgatgatgaagaaaatgaaaaattaccATTTGCACGTGCCGACATTAATgcaaactttaaaaattctCAACCAACCTATTCcacttcatcatcaccaaagaAAACTACCCTCCTTCAAGTTGTCTTCAAAAAATTCTATGCTCCCTTTTTATTACATCCAATCACAAAGATGTTGGTTATCATTTTCTTTGTTGGTTTATTGTTGACTGGTATAAACTTTGCCTTCCAAGTCTCGATTGGTTTAGATCAACGTGTTGCCTTACCAAGTAATTCTTATCTTCAAGGTTATTTCAATAATATGGCCAATCTTTTGGAGGTAGGTCCACCATTTTATATCGTTATCAAAGGTGATTACAATTATACCGATTTTGAATCACAAAATAAACTTTGTACAATGGGTGGTTGTGATAAAGATTCAATTGTCAATGTATTCAATAATGCACCATTCATCAATAAAGGTATTTCAAGTTGGTTGGATGATTATATTAGTTTTGCTCAAGCCCAAGGTTCTTGTTGTCTCAAATATCCAAATGGTAGCATTTGTTACAATGGTGCCGACCCTTCCTGTGCACCATGTTTCTCAAATAATGCACAAGGTCGTCCAGATCCACAATCATTCATACAATATTTACCATTCTTTTTGAATGTATCAAATACTGCCAGTTGTCCATTGGCTGGTTTGGCTTACACAAGTGATGCTCATATCGTCAATGGCACTATTGTTGCCTCAAGATTCGATGGTTATCATACAACTCTTAGAACTCAAGATGATTATATCAATGCAGTTCAAACCGCTTATTATTTGGCCGATAATTCCGATCTCGATGTAGAGGTTTATTCAATCATTTATGTTTACTTTGATCAATATCTAACAATCAAGAGTGTAGCAATAATGGATATCCTTTTGGCATTGGGTGGTGTATTTATTGTTTGTCTCATTTTACTATTGAATCCATTGGTTTCTTTCTTGGTTGTAATTTCCGTTGGTATGATTTGTGTCGATTTATTAGGTATCATGGCATTATGGAACATCTCTTTGAATGCAGTTTCCGTTGTAAACGTTGTTATGGccattggtattggtatcGAGTTTTGTGTTCACATTGCTTCAACCTTTATCAATGCTCCAAAACATTTCTCAAGAGATCAAAAAGCAAAATATGCCGTCACTGAGATGGGTAGTTCCATCATTAGTGGTATCTTTATCACAAAATTATTGGGTGTCGTGGTTTTAGGTTTCTCAACTTCAGAAATTTTCACTGTTTATTACTTTAGAATGTATCTCAGTATAGTTTTCTTGGGTGGTTTACATGGTTTAGTTTTCTTACcagtattattatctttatttggaACTGATACCCTTCAATTAGATCGTCTTtgtaaatctaaaaaaaatagttattCACTTAAtgatgaataa
- the med23 gene encoding hypothetical protein yields the protein MYTNIPQQQQNIPQQQQQNIPQQQNVQNIQQPLPHTNIQQQNIQQQQQQYQLQFQKQQQQQQQQQQQQQQQQQQQQQQQQQQQQQQQQQQQQLQQQRPQTPQQNAQQQSQQSQQSQQQQASLGQGQQGSGPNTPPQSQPETIESIFKQLDLNSTGQQAKDILEQCKLKIHSLESQQLIAQAKYKLFSLAANYQSTVFQHIKMVSTTTTPTSTPTTSTTNTPQNSNTSSSSSTGTSSSTIGSSSSSTTTSTTNNENLGLPISKEIYQQKIQLWISIITFLRENLQYFGKWRESIYISIQNITQSTLLPTLIQKEFFTELFILLKSIFSFVNIEFPHYIALKEVKLSNTHQCLEYQNLIEPYYCRAAKLSSLLSLSSLSSSARIVGSSILLNQDAMIGYTNQLTESPPFFTSNRLLNNKYSTIVHHLLSQSASIEPIKELLFPQVQSNTLKSKIISIITEATISKTMQLLNKYPNQIIENQIENNSWKEWLLFSEQFYFLCENGLVDLEQFIVTLSEKRMNNGDPIKDNMVVLLISKTIIIQDVKTLFKQHLQNVNSNHYGHLIPLVLSFVNNDSNYPIISQNISLYFFLMRINTNTENPEIIAHIKKLLDNFNFQFTLFQQYRNWWESEKVKQKPEFFTTIQDITYFSIICNVIPTEGEMELIRFQSNGSDQSIQFPGVGGIGTVVTGKIKPVSNLILLNLSLRCRRKLIQESVLLLLDKEVPISPGFLEDYCRTVHYTPGPVSPFLFSYFKKFHRLAPIHAVIESVSHRLLKVLKSNKELAVLLRALQDIQTQKPIQNIQLSRSIDYLLLKASISLPVDLISAKEIWKSLDLGLFNNRRLITSIARLIKLKGIQDFNRISDVPVFIENCFKSNPYCFSKSTLEFFPDILKNEFKKNSENLSLNPNQFTNLTLMKPPTLQKVQLENQQRFQLFSVGGKLQILQKQALVQQYLTDNNSNLLLCQVFIYMLENKIKMDVMGPLIQQMFFKQIIGNQQPQQQQQPQQPPPLAISNQQLNRITSVFIDFIFDEVYVNHPLKQENLHQHVSEFLCQSIFTYKILTLNSVLLALLDRDDHPSMPTILDTFLFSSAEIQNRLQFFSTYPSDFFISQSFRNDDNYFIKNCEFNNRFNDLIPTVIDPNTLIEQSTQDTILPIYYSNSISRLMPIVEIIISKSIELNNGDLFEKTINHFNIPYHYYQDEKETTIKDTLIYYYDSQLFKLNPELKLLFLKLLNQSDIDNRFSNIFNQFLKSSRIEDITMVGSTAYFNDLISPLAEMMDLTNQNVFDTFSFKTENTFSSIDISNPLELKLNNIILEILLLPLDSNWIANGLVSLLNYSNRNKNFSDRKIDPPSSSMVLALSIIFSILPTQIHNSFIPIVTQNLSNELNFSKFKSPIMKNQYNFGNYTTNVEEKMTEPIEWYIYFIQFYYLYCPLERLLSLNDLVTNIRPLIKNVYQYYVLLTIVSPVLLRFGTQTNHLIQITREMLQILTDSYLSSYIENTLQDLESCWIGNTNDDDDIMDTTNFNLFGKRIGYDDDDDDEDDDYYDEDDEDEDDDNEDDQQDENDRMDFSQDTNNIFNRSMGDHDHLMMMSNSENLNDPWSDKNEFFRKQKSIFLKIDSQLIDTIIDWIYHIKMIFPFQPFRDELLRIVKEFKPNFLSKFNQLN from the exons ATGTACACAAACATaccccaacaacaacaaaatataccccaacaacaacaacaaaatatacCCCAACAACAAAACGTGCAGAATATACAGCAACCACTACCACATACAAATATTCAGCAACAAAAtattcaacaacagcaacaacaatatcaattacaattccaaaaacaacaacaacaacaacaacaacaacaacaacaacaacaacaacaacaacaacaacaacaacaacaacaacaacaacaacaacaacaacaacaacaacaacaacaacaattacaacagcAAAGGCCTCAAACTCCACAACAAAAtgcacaacaacaatcacaacaatcacaacaatcgCAACAACAACAGGCATCATTAGGACAAGGTCAACAAGGGTCAGGACCAAATACACCACCACAAAGTCAACCTGAAACTATTGAAagtatttttaaacaattggaTTTAAACTCAACAGGTCAACAagcaaaagatattttagaGCAATGTAAATTAAAGATTCATTCATTAGAATCACAACAATTAATTGCTCAagcaaaatataaattattttcacttGCTGCTAATTATCAAAGTACAGTATTTCAACATATTAAAATGGtttcaactacaacaacaccaacatcaactccaacaacatcaacaacaaatactcCACAAAATTCTAATACCTCATCCTCTTCATCAACTggaacatcatcatcaacaataggatcatcatcatcatcaacaaccacctcaactacaaataatgaaaatcttGGATTACCAAtatcaaaagaaatttacCAACAAAAAATTCAACTTTGGATATCAATTATAACATTTTTAAGAGAGAATCTTCAATACTTTGGTAAATGGAGGGAATCTATTTATATTAGTATTCAAAATATAACACAATCAACTCTTTTACCAACATTGATACAAAAGGAATTCTTTACAgagttatttattttattgaaaagTATCTTTAGTTTtgttaatattgaatttccACATTATATTGCATTGAAAGAGGTTAAACTATCAAATACTCATCAATGTTTAGAATATCAAAATCTAATTGAACCTTATTATTGTAGAGCCGCCAAATTATCAtcactattatcattatcatctttatcatcatcagcaAGAATCGTTGGTTCTTCAATTCTATTGAATCAAGATGCTATGATTGGTTACACCAATCAATTGACTGAATCACCACCTTTCTTCACTTCAAATcgtttattaaataataaatactcTACAATCGTTCATCATTTACTCTCTCAAAGTGCAAGtattgaaccaattaaagaattattattccCACAAGTTCAATCAAAtactttaaaatcaaaaattatttcaatcatTACTGAAGCtacaatttcaaaaactatgcaattattaaataaatatc caaatcaaattattgaaaatcaaattgaaaataattcatgGAAAGAGtggttattattttcagAACAATTTTATTTCCTATGTGAAAATGGTTTAGTTGATTTAGAGCAATTCATTGTAACCTTATCAGAAAAGAGAATGAACAATGGTGACccaattaaagataatatggtagttttattaatttcaaaaacaatCATCATTCAAGATgttaaaacattatttaaacaacATCTTCAAAATGTAAATTCAAATCATTATGGTCATTTAATACCTTTGGTTTTatcatttgtaaataatgattcaaattATCCAATAATTTCTCAAAATATTTCACTTTATTTCTTT ttaATGAGaattaatacaaatacagAAAATCCTGAAATTATAGcacatattaaaaaattattagataattttaattttcaatttacaTTATTTCAACAATATAGAAATTGGTGGGAAAGTGAAAAAGTTAAACAAAAACCAGAATTTTTTACTACTATTCAAGATATAACCTATTTTAGTATCATTTGTAATGTTATACCAACTGAAGGTGAAATGGAATTAATTCGTTTCCAATCAAATGGTAGTGatcaatcaattcaatttcCTGGTGTAGGTGGTATTGGTACTGTTGTTACTGGTAAAATTAAACcagtttcaaatttaattttattaaatttatctttAAGATGTAGAAGAAA attaaTCCAAGAAAGtgttttacttttattagaTAAAGAAGTACCAATTTCACCAGGATTTTTAGAAGATTATTGTAGAACTGTTCATTATACACCTGGTCCAGTatcaccatttttattttcatattttaagAAATTCCATAGATTGGCTCCAATTCATGCAGTCATTGAATCTGTAAGTCATagattattaaaagttttaaaatcaaataaagaaCTTGCTGTACTACTTAGAGCATTACAAGATATTCAAACTCAAAAaccaattcaaaatattcaattatcAAGATCAATAGattatttacttttaaaagcttcaatttctttaccTGTTGATCTTATCTCTGCTAAAGAGATTTGGAAATCTTTAGATCTTGgtctttttaataatagaagATTAATAACCTCAATTGCaagattaattaaattaaa aggAATACAGGATTTTAATAGAATTAGTGATGTTCCagtttttattgaaaattgttttaaatcaaatccaTATTGTTTTTCAAAAAGTACATTAGAATTTTTCCctgatattttaaagaatgaatttaaaaaaaattcagaGAATTTATCATTGAATCCAAatcaatttacaaatttaactTTAATGAAACCACCAACACTTCAAAAGGTACAATTAGAGAATCAACAAAGATTTCAACTTTTTTCAGTTGGTGgtaaattacaaattttacaaaaacaaGCTTTGGTACAACAATATCTAAcagataataattcaaatctATTATTATGTCAAGTATTTATCTATAtgttagaaaataaaattaaaatggatGTTATGGGACcattaattcaacaaatgtTTTTCAAACAAATCATTGGtaatcaacaaccacaacaacaacaacaaccacaacaaccaccaccattagCAATTAGTAACCAACAATTGAATAGAATAACTAGTGTattcattgattttatttttgatgaaGTTTATGTTAATCATCCATTAAAGCAAGAGAATCTTCATCAACATGTTTCCGAGTTTCTTTGTCAATCTATTTTTAcctataaaattttaacattAAATTCGGTTCTCTTGGCATTATTAGATAGAGATGACCATCCATCAATGCCAACAATTTTGgatacatttttattttcaagtgCTGAAATTCAAAATCGTTTGCAATTCTTTTCAACTTATCCATCTGATTTCTTCATTTCACAATCATTTagaaatgatgataattacTTTATAAAGAAttgtgaatttaataatagatttaatgatttaattccAACTGTAATCGATCCAAATACCTTGATTGAACAATCAACTCAAGATACCATATTACCAATTTActattcaaattcaatttcaagaTTAATGCCAATCGTTGAAATAATTATCTCAAAATCTATTGAACTAAATAATGGAGATCTATTtgaaaaaactattaatcatttcaatattccttatcattattatcaagatgaaaaagaaactACTATTAAAGAtactttaatttattattatgattctcaattatttaaattaaatccagaattaaaattattatttttaaaattattaaatcaatctGATATTG ataatagattttcaaatatttttaatcaatttttaaagagtTCTAGAATTGAAGATATTACAATGGTTGGTTCAACAGcatattttaatgatttaatttcaccaTTAGCAGAAATGATGGATTTAACTAATCAAAATGTTTTTGAtactttttcatttaaaactgaaaatacattttcatcaattgatattTCAAATCCATTAGagttaaaattgaataatatcattttagagatattattattaccattggATTCAAATTGGATTGCTAATGGTTTGGTTTCACTTTTGAATTAttcaaatagaaataaaaatttttctGATCGTAAAATTGATCCACCTTCATCCTCAATGGTATTAGCGTTATCTATTATCTTTTCAATCTTACCAACTCAAATTCATAATTCTTTTATACCAATTGTAACTCAAAACttatcaaatgaattaaatttttcaaaattcaaatctccaataatg aaaaatcaatataattttggaaattatACAACAAATGTTGAAGAAAAGATGACAGAACCAATTGAATGgtatatttatttcattcaaTTCTATTATCTTTATTGTCCATTGGAAagattattatcattgaaTGATTTAGTAACAAATATAAGacctttaattaaaaatgtttatcaatattatgtTTTATTGACCATAGTATCTCCAGTACTCTTAAGATTTGGTACTCAAACTAATCATCTAATTCAAATAACAAGGGAAATGCTACAAATCTTAACAGATTCATATTTATCAAGTTATATTGAAAATACATTACAAGATTTAGAATCTTGTTGGATTGGAAATACAAACGATGACGATGATATTATGGATACAACaaactttaatttatttggtaaAAGAATTggatatgatgatgatgatgatgatgaagatgatgattattatgatgaagatgatgaagatgaagatgatgataatgaagatgatcaacaagatgaaaatgatcGTATGGATTTTAGTCAagatacaaataatatatttaacaGAAGTATGGGTGACCATgatcatttgatgatgatgtccAATAGTGAAAATCTTAATGACCCATGGAgtgataaaaatgaatttttcagaaaacaaaaatcaaTCTTTTTAAAGATTGATTCCCAATTAATTGACACAATCATTGATTGGATTTATCATATTAAAATGATCTTTCCATTTCAACCTTTCCGTGATGAACTTTTGAGAATcgtaaaagaatttaaaccTAATTTCctatcaaaatttaatcaattaaattaa